Part of the Nitrososphaerota archaeon genome is shown below.
ATAGATTAAAACTTTCAAATAAAATAATTATGTCCGGAGTAAGAATAGTTGATAAAGTTTCGAAAGTTTAGCAGTATTAGAAAATCTTATGTTTTAAAACCTTTAGTATTTATTTCAAATTATCATAATCTAAAAGAAATAATTGAATAGATTTACTCAATTTAATTTTTCAATAGGATTTTGAATTCTTACAATTTTTGGATTTCCATTAATATAGAGAACCAAATATATCCAATATTTATCTTTCTTTTCTTTTCCAAAATCATATTCATACTTTGATAATTCAATAAAATTAGCATTTAATAATCTTTTATGTGTTTTTACTTCTATGTATCTTATATCATTTTCATTATTTCCATAACTTATAATATCATAATGTTCAATAACAGGAGCTAATTCTATTCTTTTTCTTCTCTCTTTTATCTCTTTTGATAGCAATTTTTAATGCTTCTATTTCTTTTAATGAGAAAGCTTTTGAATAATAAAACATCATTAATCTCTAAAAGAAGCTATTCCAATTAATCTTCTTGCTATAT
Proteins encoded:
- a CDS encoding DUF3883 domain-containing protein, with the protein product MLSKEIKERRKRIELAPVIEHYDIISYGNNENDIRYIEVKTHKRLLNANFIELSKYEYDFGKEKKDKYWIYLVLYINGNPKIVRIQNPIEKLN